The following proteins are co-located in the Acinetobacter shaoyimingii genome:
- a CDS encoding YciI family protein, with protein sequence MPLFVITCTDHEGTLEKRLTVRPQHLARLEKLDAEGRVIVAGAMPKDRENPQAGFYGSTLILDFDTREELDAWIAEEPFLKEGIYASIDVKPFNKALPHGK encoded by the coding sequence ATGCCTTTATTTGTAATTACCTGTACCGACCATGAAGGTACTTTAGAAAAACGCCTTACTGTACGTCCTCAACATCTGGCACGTTTAGAAAAACTCGATGCTGAAGGTCGAGTCATTGTGGCTGGTGCAATGCCTAAAGATCGTGAAAATCCACAAGCTGGTTTTTATGGTAGCACCCTTATTCTTGACTTTGATACACGTGAAGAATTAGATGCATGGATTGCAGAAGAACCATTTTTAAAAGAAGGCATTTACGCCAGCATTGATGTCAAACCATTTAACAAAGCACTACCACATGGAAAGTAA